Proteins encoded by one window of Nasonia vitripennis strain AsymCx chromosome 5, Nvit_psr_1.1, whole genome shotgun sequence:
- the LOC100119443 gene encoding neither inactivation nor afterpotential protein C isoform X3, whose product MSEYGRRGGGGARHGRDEEEEEEDDCEYEARERSRGRGRSGGGGDRGGGGGGGGGGSGPEKLQRLDSIQDPGKRYALRDRIGSGVCGDVYEAIDEEGSRKVAIKIQKLTPETQPLIVEEYRVLRDFSSHPNLPDFYGVYRRRSGKKTEYDQIWFVMELCDGGPVIDLVRGLKMTDKRMREEHIAYILRETIKAVVHLHENNVLHRDVRASNIMLTREGEVKLVDFGLARMIKGEMGKRYTCIGSPNWMAPEVVMSKSEQSHGYGSRADVWAIGITAIELGDGHPPFQDMHPTRALFQIVRNPPPTLYRPANWTQNFNDFIAECLEKNPDNRPFVAEIVEHPFLSELPENDYPLTQEIKALAANLSGKGKRDRKPESIVRKGYLKTHQTQLPERMHQEDLAALEQLTEDRVLDELQERLRQGSFHTFVGDVLLILNPNEEQDIYGPIYHTKYQNKSRSDNSPHIYSVADSAYQDVLHHEEPQHVLFAGESNSGKTTNMMHLVRHLMYLGKSLKDTGARVIKAISLIHSFTNAATPLNTNSTRCVFQIQTTYGSTGKASGAIFWVYQLEKFRVSTRDRNQSNFHVFYYFYDGLEASGNLRQYLLPQGRRMRYLRVYEQDSVSGRKRSFKVRNDPHGNARKFEHIKECLKALELEEHCETIWRTLAAVLNLGDVRFIEGNGGEAEVHNIETARSVAELLQLDVKKFTWSLCNYCVVKKGAAVRRRHTCDEAKEARDVLANTIYQRLVDWIVNNINEKLSVSRTLFGDKFLISILDLFGFECFSKNRLEQLLVNTMNEQLQCHYNQRVFVWEMQEQEEEEIPIERFHFYDNKQAIDQLMGKTDGLFYVLDEASRQLQDTNYIFERIQGRRSASSTQHVKVQAGQEFSVAHYTGKLSYDASEIAEKNRDFVPPEMIETLRQSSHAVVKELFTNKLSKAGALTIVSQEKPKDKEKPKKTTARSKWGAALLHSDQTTNLRKYNTASRGQYSQTRKMRTYAATFRASSLEILKNLSVGAVSGGTHFVRCIRSDLEGQPRGFYREVVRQQIRALAVLDTAKARQRGYPFRITFQEFLRRYKFLAFDFDENVEMSQDNCRLLLVRLKMEGWIIGKSKVFLRYYNEEYMSRLYETQVKKIVKVQCMLRAFLARKTVASKTTKNRYAARAEQAVKKAPAKPEPSRTESTLRQSTIKKQASREMSQDEAALVLQKAYRGRQVRKEVAPLLSQDLNLDPETMDMMRFYTSKWRYKSIFQVLLHYRAARYQDLVHFSQQVHLYNQAVVGALQTSNERVPLERIEPHDNPDAFLGPSRPPDVHKLPFNIHSELPFYDTSHMHDPTKARRRQGDPSVPVRCPPEEAQAQSRATTGFQAPIDSRSPVRPINAHAPRSNDHDNTGSIRSRKKVPPPPIPINKMQVPPTQSRSYNSYNNEARNRNATNDWAAEDRMNRNDRVNPIQELQMIGRRNNNNDTGDDPPFNFQAMLRKTSHQRNSMKRTPVYDSYGSSQPMNFRSGRGDMNESNVVYRSGGGNRAESPEWSPNEMVRMSEKYGREGAWGGGSGGRGAFELANTSESVTAELAPGIIVEGFVSDL is encoded by the exons ATGAGCGAGTACGGTAGacgtggcggcggcggcgctcgcCACGGCagggacgaggaggaggaggaggaggacgattGCGAGTACGAGGCGCGAGAAAGGAGCAGAGGCAGAGGCAGAAGCGGCGGAGGTGGAGAtcgaggcggcggcggcggcggcggcggcggcggcagtggACCGGAGAAACTCCAGCGGCTGGACAGCATCCAAGACCCGGGCAAGAGATACGCGCTGAGAGATCGCATCGGCAGCGGAGTCTGCGGCGACGTGTACGAGGCCATCGACGAGGAAGGCA GCAGGAAAGTCGCCATAAAGATCCAGAAGCTCACGCCGGAGACGCAACCCTTGATAGTCGAGGAGTACCGAGTGCTGCGCGACTTCTCGAGCCACCCGAACCTGCCGGACTTCTACGGCGTGTACCGGCGGCGCTCGGGCAAGAAGACGGAGTACGATCAAATATGGTTCGTCATGGAG TTGTGCGACGGAGGCCCCGTCATCGATCTCGTCAGGGGCTTAAAGATGACCGACAAAAGAATGCGGGAGGAGCACATTGCTTATATACTGAGGGAAACCATTAAG GCGGTGGTGCACCTGCACGAGAACAACGTGCTGCACCGCGACGTCCGCGCGAGCAACATAATGCTGACCCGCGAGGGCGAGGTGAAGCTGGTGGACTTTGGCCTGGCCCGCATGATCAAGGGCGAGATGGGCAAGCGCTACACGTGCATCGGCTCGCCCAACTGGATGGCCCCGGAGGTGGTGATGAGCAAGAGCGAGCAGAGCCACGGCTACGGCAGCCGCGCCGACGTCTGGGCCATCGGCATCACTGCCATCGAGCTCGGCGACGGGCACCCGCCCTTCCAGGACATGCACCCGACCAGGGCGCTCTTCCAGATCGTCCGGAATCCACCGCCGACGCTCTACAGGCCGGCCAACTGGACGCAGAATTTCAACGACTTTATCGCCGA GTGCTTGGAAAAGAATCCGGACAACCGGCCCTTCGTCGCGGAAATCGTCGAGCATCCTTTCCTCTCGGAGCTGCCCGAGAATGACTACCCG CTGACTCAGGAGATCAAGGCTCTGGCGGCCAACCTGAGCGGCAAGGGCAAGCGCGACAGGAAGCCGGAGTCGATCGTGAGGAAGGGCTACCTCAAGACCCACCAAACCCAGCTGCCCGAGCGCATGCACCAGGAGGATCTCGCCGCGCTGGAACAACTCACCGAGGACCGCGTGCTGGACGAGCTGCAGGAGAGGCTGCGCCAGGGCTCCTTCCACACCTTCGTCGGCGACGTCCTGCTGATCCTGAACCCGAACGAGGAGCAAGACATCTACGGGCCCATC TACCACACCAAGTACCAGAACAAATCGCGCTCGGACAACTCGCCCCATATATACTCGGTCGCCGACAGCGCCTATCAGGACGTCCTCCATCACGAGGAACCGCAGCACGTTTTATTCGCCGGCGAGAGTAACTCCGGCAAGACCACAAACATGATGCACCTCGTCCGGCATCTCATGTACCTGGGCAAG AGCCTCAAAGACACTGGCGCGAGGGTCATCAAGGCGATAAGCTTGATACACTCGTTCACCAACGCGGCCACTCCTCTCAACACGAACTCGACGAGGTGCGTCTTCCAGATACAGACGACCTACGGATCGACGGGCAAGGCCTCGGGTGCCATCTTCTGGGTCTACCAGCTGGAGAAGTTCCGCGTCTCCACGAGGGACAG GAACCAGTCGAACTTCCACGTCTTCTACTACTTCTACGACGGGCTGGAGGCCTCCGGCAATCTGCGCCAGTACCTCCTGCCGCAGGGCCGCCGCATGCGCTACCTGCGCGTCTACGAGCAGGACTCGGTGTCGGGGCGCAAGCGCTCGTTCAAGGTGCGCAACGACCCTCACGGCAACGCCCGCAAGTTCGAGCACATCAAGGAGTGCCTGAAGGCCCTCGAGCTCGAGGAGCACTGCGAGACGATCTGGCGCACACTGGCGGCCGTGCTGAACCTCGGCGACGTGCGCTTCATCGAGGGCAACGGCGGCGAGGCCGAGGTGCACAACATCGAGACCGCCAGGTCGGTCGCCGAGCTGCTCCAACTCGACGTGAAGAAGTTCACGTGGTCCCTCTGCAACTACTGCGTGGTCAAGAAGGGCGCGGCCGTGCGCCGCCGGCACACCTGCGACGAGGCCAAGGAAGCCCGCGACGTGCTGGCTAACACGATTTACCAGCGATTAGTCGACTGGATCGTCAACAACATCAACGAGAAGCTCAGCGTCTCGCGCACCCTCTT CGGAGACAAGTTCCTCATCAGCATCCTCGACCTCTTCGGCTTCGAGTGCTTCTCGAAGAACCGGCTCGAGCAGCTGCTCGTCAACACGATGAACGAGCAGCTGCAGTGCCACTACAACCAGCGGGTCTTCGTCTGGGAGATG CAagagcaggaggaggaggaaatcCCGATCGAGCGCTTCCACTTCTACGACAACAAGCAGGCGATCGACCAGCTGATGGGCAAGACCGACGGGCTGTTCTACGTGCTCGACGAGGCGTCCCGCCAGCTCCAGGACACCAACTACATCTTCGAGCGCATCCAGGGCCGCAGGAGCGCCAGCAGCACCCAGCACGTCAAGGTGCAGGCCGGCCAGGAGTTCAGCGTCGCCCACTACACGGGCAAGCTCAGCTACGACGCGTCGGAGATCGCGGAGAAGAACCGCGACTTCGTCCCGCCGGAGATGATCGAGACGCTGCGGCAGTCCTCCCACGCCGTGGTCAAGGAGCTCTTCACGAACAAGCTGAGCAAGGCCGGCGCGCTGACCATCGTCTCGCAGGAGAAGCCCAAGGACAAGGAGAAGCCGAAGAAGACCACCGCCAGGAGCAAGTGGGGAGCCGCGCTGCTGCACTCGGACCAGACGACCAACCTCAGGAAGTACAACACAGCCTCCAGAGGCCAGTACTCGCAGACGAGGAAGATGCGGACGTACGCGGCGACCTTCCGCGCCTCGAGCCTCGAGATCCTGAAGAACCTGTCGGTCGGCGCGGTAAGCGGCGGGACCCACTTCGTCAGGTGCATCCGCTCCGACCTGGAGGGCCAGCCGCGCGGCTTCTACCGGGAGGTCGTCAGGCAGCAGATCCGCGCTCTCGCCGTGCTGGACACTGCCAAGGCCAGGCAGCGGGGCTACCCCTTCAGAATAACCTTCCAGGAGTTCTTGCGAAG ATACAAATTCCTGGCGTTCGACTTCGACGAGAACGTCGAGATGAGCCAGGACAACTGCCGCCTGCTGCTGGTCAGGCTGAAGATGGAGGGCTGGATTATCGGCAAGAGCAAGGTCTTCCTCAGGTACTACAACGAGGAGTACATGTCGCGGCTGTACGAGACGCAGGTGAAGAAGATCGTGAAGGTGCAGTGCATGCTGCGGGCCTTCCTCGCGCGCAAGACCGTCGCCTCCAAGACCACGAAGAACCGATACGCCGCCCGGGCCGAGCAAGCTG TAAAGAAAGCACCGGCCAAGCCAGAGCCGAGCCGGACAGAGTCGACGCTCAGACAGTCGACGATAAAAAAGCAAGCGAGTCGGGAGATGTCTCAAGACGAAGCAGCCTTAGTGTTGCAGAAAG CGTACAGAGGACGCCAAGTCCGAAAAGAAGTCGCACCCCTTCTGAGCCAGGATTTGAATCTGGATCCGGAGACGATGGACATGATGAGGTTCTACACGAGCAAGTGGCGGTACAAGAGCATATTCCAAGTCCTCCTACACTACCGTGCAGCCCGGTACCAGGACCTCGTCCACTTCAGTCAGCAA GTCCATCTATACAATCAAGCGGTAGTGGGGGCTCTGCAGACGAGCAATGAGCGCGTGCCCCTAGAGAGGATCGAACCGCACGACAACCCCGATGCTTTCCTTGGCCCATCTCGACCGCCAGATGTTCATAAGCTTCCATTCAACATTCACAGCGAACTGCCATTCTACGACACCAGTCACATGCACGACCCGACGAAGGCGCGCAGGAGACAAGG GGACCCCAGTGTCCCAGTCCGATGCCCTCCAGAAGAAGCCCAAGCCCAGTCGAGAGCCACTACAGGTTTTCAGGCGCCTATCGACAGCCGTAGTCCCGTGCGACCGATCAACGCTCATGCTCCTCGCTCA AATGACCATGATAATACCGGGTCTATCCGCTCTAGGAAGAAAGTGCCACCACCCCCGATCCCAATCAACAAAATGCAAGTGCCGCCTACTCAATCGCGAAGCTACAATAGCTACAATAATGAGGCTCGTAATAGGAACGCCACAAATGACTGGGCAGCTGAGGACAGGATGAACAGGAACGATCG TGTGAACCCGATACAAGAACTGCAGATGATCGGCCGAAGGAATAACAACAACGACACTGGAGACGATCCTCCATTCAACTTCCAG GCAATGCTTCGGAAAACGTCGCATCAGCGCAACTCGATGAAGCGCACTCCGGTGTACGACAGCTACGGCTCGTCCCAACCGATGAATTTCCGCTCCGGCCGCGGCGACATGAACGAGTCGAACGTGGTCTACAGAAGCGGCGGAGGCAACAGGGCAGAGTCTCCCGAGTGGAGCCCCAACGAAATGGTGCGGATGTCGGAGAAATACGGCCGGGAGGGCGCCTGGGGAGGAGGCAGCGGCGGACGCGGTGCTTTCGAGCTCGCGAACACGAGCGAAAGCGTCACCGCGGAACTCGCGCCGGGAATCATCGTAGAGGGCTTCGTCTCCGATCTGTGA
- the LOC100119443 gene encoding neither inactivation nor afterpotential protein C isoform X4 → MSEYGRRGGGGARHGRDEEEEEEDDCEYEARERSRGRGRSGGGGDRGGGGGGGGGGSGPEKLQRLDSIQDPGKRYALRDRIGSGVCGDVYEAIDEEGSRKVAIKIQKLTPETQPLIVEEYRVLRDFSSHPNLPDFYGVYRRRSGKKTEYDQIWFVMELCDGGPVIDLVRGLKMTDKRMREEHIAYILRETIKAVVHLHENNVLHRDVRASNIMLTREGEVKLVDFGLARMIKGEMGKRYTCIGSPNWMAPEVVMSKSEQSHGYGSRADVWAIGITAIELGDGHPPFQDMHPTRALFQIVRNPPPTLYRPANWTQNFNDFIAECLEKNPDNRPFVAEIVEHPFLSELPENDYPLTQEIKALAANLSGKGKRDRKPESIVRKGYLKTHQTQLPERMHQEDLAALEQLTEDRVLDELQERLRQGSFHTFVGDVLLILNPNEEQDIYGPIYHTKYQNKSRSDNSPHIYSVADSAYQDVLHHEEPQHVLFAGESNSGKTTNMMHLVRHLMYLGKSLKDTGARVIKAISLIHSFTNAATPLNTNSTRCVFQIQTTYGSTGKASGAIFWVYQLEKFRVSTRDRNQSNFHVFYYFYDGLEASGNLRQYLLPQGRRMRYLRVYEQDSVSGRKRSFKVRNDPHGNARKFEHIKECLKALELEEHCETIWRTLAAVLNLGDVRFIEGNGGEAEVHNIETARSVAELLQLDVKKFTWSLCNYCVVKKGAAVRRRHTCDEAKEARDVLANTIYQRLVDWIVNNINEKLSVSRTLFGDKFLISILDLFGFECFSKNRLEQLLVNTMNEQLQCHYNQRVFVWEMQEQEEEEIPIERFHFYDNKQAIDQLMGKTDGLFYVLDEASRQLQDTNYIFERIQGRRSASSTQHVKVQAGQEFSVAHYTGKLSYDASEIAEKNRDFVPPEMIETLRQSSHAVVKELFTNKLSKAGALTIVSQEKPKDKEKPKKTTARSKWGAALLHSDQTTNLRKYNTASRGQYSQTRKMRTYAATFRASSLEILKNLSVGAVSGGTHFVRCIRSDLEGQPRGFYREVVRQQIRALAVLDTAKARQRGYPFRITFQEFLRRYKFLAFDFDENVEMSQDNCRLLLVRLKMEGWIIGKSKVFLRYYNEEYMSRLYETQVKKIVKVQCMLRAFLARKTVASKTTKNRYAARAEQAVKKAPAKPEPSRTESTLRQSTIKKQASREMSQDEAALVLQKAYRGRQVRKEVAPLLSQDLNLDPETMDMMRFYTSKWRYKSIFQVLLHYRAARYQDLVHFSQQVHLYNQAVVGALQTSNERVPLERIEPHDNPDAFLGPSRPPDVHKLPFNIHSELPFYDTSHMHDPTKARRRQGSVTSSMSDEEQNWDEPLKRQTIWGNIRRNKRDVQCQTTNSPHRDINTSSHGGQSLINTPFSRDPSVPVRCPPEEAQAQSRATTGFQAPIDSRSPVRPINAHAPRSNDHDNTGSIRSRKKVPPPPIPINKMQVPPTQSRSYNSYNNEARNRNATNDWAAEDRMNRNDRVNPIQELQMIGRRNNNNDTGDDPPFNFQQNSRTRQCFGKRRISATR, encoded by the exons ATGAGCGAGTACGGTAGacgtggcggcggcggcgctcgcCACGGCagggacgaggaggaggaggaggaggacgattGCGAGTACGAGGCGCGAGAAAGGAGCAGAGGCAGAGGCAGAAGCGGCGGAGGTGGAGAtcgaggcggcggcggcggcggcggcggcggcggcagtggACCGGAGAAACTCCAGCGGCTGGACAGCATCCAAGACCCGGGCAAGAGATACGCGCTGAGAGATCGCATCGGCAGCGGAGTCTGCGGCGACGTGTACGAGGCCATCGACGAGGAAGGCA GCAGGAAAGTCGCCATAAAGATCCAGAAGCTCACGCCGGAGACGCAACCCTTGATAGTCGAGGAGTACCGAGTGCTGCGCGACTTCTCGAGCCACCCGAACCTGCCGGACTTCTACGGCGTGTACCGGCGGCGCTCGGGCAAGAAGACGGAGTACGATCAAATATGGTTCGTCATGGAG TTGTGCGACGGAGGCCCCGTCATCGATCTCGTCAGGGGCTTAAAGATGACCGACAAAAGAATGCGGGAGGAGCACATTGCTTATATACTGAGGGAAACCATTAAG GCGGTGGTGCACCTGCACGAGAACAACGTGCTGCACCGCGACGTCCGCGCGAGCAACATAATGCTGACCCGCGAGGGCGAGGTGAAGCTGGTGGACTTTGGCCTGGCCCGCATGATCAAGGGCGAGATGGGCAAGCGCTACACGTGCATCGGCTCGCCCAACTGGATGGCCCCGGAGGTGGTGATGAGCAAGAGCGAGCAGAGCCACGGCTACGGCAGCCGCGCCGACGTCTGGGCCATCGGCATCACTGCCATCGAGCTCGGCGACGGGCACCCGCCCTTCCAGGACATGCACCCGACCAGGGCGCTCTTCCAGATCGTCCGGAATCCACCGCCGACGCTCTACAGGCCGGCCAACTGGACGCAGAATTTCAACGACTTTATCGCCGA GTGCTTGGAAAAGAATCCGGACAACCGGCCCTTCGTCGCGGAAATCGTCGAGCATCCTTTCCTCTCGGAGCTGCCCGAGAATGACTACCCG CTGACTCAGGAGATCAAGGCTCTGGCGGCCAACCTGAGCGGCAAGGGCAAGCGCGACAGGAAGCCGGAGTCGATCGTGAGGAAGGGCTACCTCAAGACCCACCAAACCCAGCTGCCCGAGCGCATGCACCAGGAGGATCTCGCCGCGCTGGAACAACTCACCGAGGACCGCGTGCTGGACGAGCTGCAGGAGAGGCTGCGCCAGGGCTCCTTCCACACCTTCGTCGGCGACGTCCTGCTGATCCTGAACCCGAACGAGGAGCAAGACATCTACGGGCCCATC TACCACACCAAGTACCAGAACAAATCGCGCTCGGACAACTCGCCCCATATATACTCGGTCGCCGACAGCGCCTATCAGGACGTCCTCCATCACGAGGAACCGCAGCACGTTTTATTCGCCGGCGAGAGTAACTCCGGCAAGACCACAAACATGATGCACCTCGTCCGGCATCTCATGTACCTGGGCAAG AGCCTCAAAGACACTGGCGCGAGGGTCATCAAGGCGATAAGCTTGATACACTCGTTCACCAACGCGGCCACTCCTCTCAACACGAACTCGACGAGGTGCGTCTTCCAGATACAGACGACCTACGGATCGACGGGCAAGGCCTCGGGTGCCATCTTCTGGGTCTACCAGCTGGAGAAGTTCCGCGTCTCCACGAGGGACAG GAACCAGTCGAACTTCCACGTCTTCTACTACTTCTACGACGGGCTGGAGGCCTCCGGCAATCTGCGCCAGTACCTCCTGCCGCAGGGCCGCCGCATGCGCTACCTGCGCGTCTACGAGCAGGACTCGGTGTCGGGGCGCAAGCGCTCGTTCAAGGTGCGCAACGACCCTCACGGCAACGCCCGCAAGTTCGAGCACATCAAGGAGTGCCTGAAGGCCCTCGAGCTCGAGGAGCACTGCGAGACGATCTGGCGCACACTGGCGGCCGTGCTGAACCTCGGCGACGTGCGCTTCATCGAGGGCAACGGCGGCGAGGCCGAGGTGCACAACATCGAGACCGCCAGGTCGGTCGCCGAGCTGCTCCAACTCGACGTGAAGAAGTTCACGTGGTCCCTCTGCAACTACTGCGTGGTCAAGAAGGGCGCGGCCGTGCGCCGCCGGCACACCTGCGACGAGGCCAAGGAAGCCCGCGACGTGCTGGCTAACACGATTTACCAGCGATTAGTCGACTGGATCGTCAACAACATCAACGAGAAGCTCAGCGTCTCGCGCACCCTCTT CGGAGACAAGTTCCTCATCAGCATCCTCGACCTCTTCGGCTTCGAGTGCTTCTCGAAGAACCGGCTCGAGCAGCTGCTCGTCAACACGATGAACGAGCAGCTGCAGTGCCACTACAACCAGCGGGTCTTCGTCTGGGAGATG CAagagcaggaggaggaggaaatcCCGATCGAGCGCTTCCACTTCTACGACAACAAGCAGGCGATCGACCAGCTGATGGGCAAGACCGACGGGCTGTTCTACGTGCTCGACGAGGCGTCCCGCCAGCTCCAGGACACCAACTACATCTTCGAGCGCATCCAGGGCCGCAGGAGCGCCAGCAGCACCCAGCACGTCAAGGTGCAGGCCGGCCAGGAGTTCAGCGTCGCCCACTACACGGGCAAGCTCAGCTACGACGCGTCGGAGATCGCGGAGAAGAACCGCGACTTCGTCCCGCCGGAGATGATCGAGACGCTGCGGCAGTCCTCCCACGCCGTGGTCAAGGAGCTCTTCACGAACAAGCTGAGCAAGGCCGGCGCGCTGACCATCGTCTCGCAGGAGAAGCCCAAGGACAAGGAGAAGCCGAAGAAGACCACCGCCAGGAGCAAGTGGGGAGCCGCGCTGCTGCACTCGGACCAGACGACCAACCTCAGGAAGTACAACACAGCCTCCAGAGGCCAGTACTCGCAGACGAGGAAGATGCGGACGTACGCGGCGACCTTCCGCGCCTCGAGCCTCGAGATCCTGAAGAACCTGTCGGTCGGCGCGGTAAGCGGCGGGACCCACTTCGTCAGGTGCATCCGCTCCGACCTGGAGGGCCAGCCGCGCGGCTTCTACCGGGAGGTCGTCAGGCAGCAGATCCGCGCTCTCGCCGTGCTGGACACTGCCAAGGCCAGGCAGCGGGGCTACCCCTTCAGAATAACCTTCCAGGAGTTCTTGCGAAG ATACAAATTCCTGGCGTTCGACTTCGACGAGAACGTCGAGATGAGCCAGGACAACTGCCGCCTGCTGCTGGTCAGGCTGAAGATGGAGGGCTGGATTATCGGCAAGAGCAAGGTCTTCCTCAGGTACTACAACGAGGAGTACATGTCGCGGCTGTACGAGACGCAGGTGAAGAAGATCGTGAAGGTGCAGTGCATGCTGCGGGCCTTCCTCGCGCGCAAGACCGTCGCCTCCAAGACCACGAAGAACCGATACGCCGCCCGGGCCGAGCAAGCTG TAAAGAAAGCACCGGCCAAGCCAGAGCCGAGCCGGACAGAGTCGACGCTCAGACAGTCGACGATAAAAAAGCAAGCGAGTCGGGAGATGTCTCAAGACGAAGCAGCCTTAGTGTTGCAGAAAG CGTACAGAGGACGCCAAGTCCGAAAAGAAGTCGCACCCCTTCTGAGCCAGGATTTGAATCTGGATCCGGAGACGATGGACATGATGAGGTTCTACACGAGCAAGTGGCGGTACAAGAGCATATTCCAAGTCCTCCTACACTACCGTGCAGCCCGGTACCAGGACCTCGTCCACTTCAGTCAGCAA GTCCATCTATACAATCAAGCGGTAGTGGGGGCTCTGCAGACGAGCAATGAGCGCGTGCCCCTAGAGAGGATCGAACCGCACGACAACCCCGATGCTTTCCTTGGCCCATCTCGACCGCCAGATGTTCATAAGCTTCCATTCAACATTCACAGCGAACTGCCATTCTACGACACCAGTCACATGCACGACCCGACGAAGGCGCGCAGGAGACAAGG ATCCGTAACGTCGTCGATGTCAGACGAGGAGCAGAATTGGGACGAGCCGTTGAAGAGGCAAACCATTTGGGGCAACATCAGACGGAACAAGAGAG ATGTACAATGCCAAACGACCAACTCCCCCCATCGCGATATAAACACCTCGAGCCACGGGGGGCAGAGTCTGATCAACACTCCATTTTCCAGGGACCCCAGTGTCCCAGTCCGATGCCCTCCAGAAGAAGCCCAAGCCCAGTCGAGAGCCACTACAGGTTTTCAGGCGCCTATCGACAGCCGTAGTCCCGTGCGACCGATCAACGCTCATGCTCCTCGCTCA AATGACCATGATAATACCGGGTCTATCCGCTCTAGGAAGAAAGTGCCACCACCCCCGATCCCAATCAACAAAATGCAAGTGCCGCCTACTCAATCGCGAAGCTACAATAGCTACAATAATGAGGCTCGTAATAGGAACGCCACAAATGACTGGGCAGCTGAGGACAGGATGAACAGGAACGATCG TGTGAACCCGATACAAGAACTGCAGATGATCGGCCGAAGGAATAACAACAACGACACTGGAGACGATCCTCCATTCAACTTCCAG CAAAATTCACGCACCAGGCAATGCTTCGGAAAACGTCGCATCAGCGCAACTCGATGA